One Pseudodesulfovibrio sp. S3 DNA window includes the following coding sequences:
- a CDS encoding type I secretion system permease/ATPase, with protein MTEEKNAEETHKTSPDTGLVSLVMLARYHGVPADPEGIRHRFAPPNGLMKELDLIRAARALELKAKIMERNCGVLDKVPFPAMALMNDGSWVIIGGIREEELLIQSPLKKGADTVALEIFEKDWTGKLLLITKRSLLPDAVRKFNISWFIPALLKYKRLFGEVLLASFFLQVFGLVTPLFFQVVIDKVLVHKGLTTLDVLAIGLLAIFGFEVVLGGLRTWLFSHTTYRVDVTLGAKLFSHLISLPMAYFNARRVGDSVARVRELENIRRFLTGSTLTIVIDLFFTFVFILVMFFYSWMLTLLVLAILPFYVALSVFVTPVLRRRLDEKFQRGAESQAFLVETVTGVQTLKSMAVEPQFQRRWEDLLAGYVNSAFKTDNLGNFAVQATTFLSKLTTLLILWVGARSVIDGNLSIGQLIAFNMMAGRVSGPILRLSKVWQDFQQAGVSLERLGDILNNPTEPGYNPNRSTLPSLKGKVVFEHVSFRYRHDGPFILQDIQLGVSAGETLGIVGRSGSGKSTLTNLVQRLYVPEKGRVLIDGIDLTLVDTAWLRRQVGVVLQENKLFNRSVRDNIALADPGAPMETVVRAAMLAGAHEFILELPEGYDTIIGEQGTGLSGGQRQRVAIARALLTNPRILILDEATSALDYESEHIIQQNMSAICKDRTVIVIAHRLSTVKGCDRIVVVEKGRLIEAGTHEQLAKTNGYYAKLWSYQSKGSEGVA; from the coding sequence ATGACCGAGGAGAAGAATGCCGAAGAAACACACAAGACGAGCCCCGATACGGGGCTCGTCTCCCTTGTCATGCTGGCTCGCTACCACGGGGTGCCCGCAGACCCGGAAGGCATCCGTCACAGATTTGCTCCGCCCAACGGCCTGATGAAAGAATTGGATCTCATCCGGGCTGCCCGCGCGTTGGAGTTAAAAGCCAAAATAATGGAAAGAAATTGCGGGGTACTCGACAAAGTTCCGTTTCCTGCGATGGCCCTAATGAACGATGGATCCTGGGTGATCATTGGTGGGATACGCGAAGAAGAACTCCTCATTCAGAGTCCGCTCAAGAAAGGTGCCGATACAGTTGCTCTTGAGATATTCGAAAAAGATTGGACCGGCAAACTTCTTCTGATCACCAAGCGGTCCCTGCTGCCAGACGCTGTTCGTAAATTCAACATCTCCTGGTTTATTCCTGCCCTACTCAAGTATAAACGGCTCTTTGGCGAAGTGTTGTTGGCTTCCTTTTTTCTACAGGTTTTTGGGCTAGTCACCCCGCTCTTCTTCCAAGTGGTCATTGATAAGGTCCTCGTGCACAAGGGACTGACGACCCTCGATGTCCTGGCAATAGGCTTGCTTGCCATCTTCGGCTTTGAAGTCGTCCTCGGAGGTCTCAGAACATGGCTCTTCTCGCACACAACCTACCGTGTGGACGTCACGCTAGGAGCCAAACTCTTCTCACACCTCATCTCATTACCGATGGCATATTTTAATGCCAGGCGTGTGGGTGACTCTGTTGCACGTGTGCGCGAACTTGAAAATATTCGTCGCTTTCTGACAGGTTCGACTCTTACCATCGTTATTGATCTTTTCTTCACCTTCGTCTTTATTCTGGTGATGTTTTTCTACAGCTGGATGCTAACACTTCTAGTGTTGGCGATTTTGCCGTTCTATGTTGCGCTTTCGGTCTTTGTGACGCCTGTTCTCCGTCGCAGACTTGATGAAAAATTCCAACGTGGTGCGGAATCCCAGGCTTTCCTTGTTGAAACCGTCACCGGCGTTCAGACGCTCAAATCCATGGCTGTCGAACCGCAATTCCAGCGACGGTGGGAAGACTTGCTGGCAGGTTATGTCAACTCAGCCTTCAAGACGGACAACCTCGGCAACTTCGCGGTTCAGGCAACGACTTTTTTGAGTAAGTTGACTACCCTTCTCATTCTCTGGGTAGGAGCGCGAAGTGTCATTGATGGGAACTTAAGCATTGGCCAGCTCATTGCTTTCAACATGATGGCCGGACGTGTCAGCGGACCAATTCTCCGACTCTCAAAGGTTTGGCAGGATTTCCAGCAGGCGGGGGTATCGCTAGAACGACTTGGCGATATCCTGAACAATCCGACCGAACCCGGTTACAACCCAAATCGGTCGACATTGCCTTCCCTCAAGGGAAAAGTGGTTTTCGAACACGTCAGCTTTCGTTACCGCCACGATGGCCCGTTTATTCTGCAAGACATCCAGCTAGGTGTATCCGCAGGAGAAACACTGGGAATTGTGGGACGATCCGGCTCCGGTAAAAGTACGCTGACCAACCTTGTTCAGCGGCTCTATGTCCCCGAGAAAGGACGCGTCCTTATTGACGGCATAGACCTCACTCTGGTAGATACAGCATGGCTGAGACGTCAGGTGGGAGTCGTTCTTCAGGAGAACAAGCTTTTTAACCGTTCCGTTCGCGACAACATTGCTCTGGCTGATCCCGGTGCCCCCATGGAAACCGTAGTTCGAGCAGCCATGCTTGCTGGAGCTCACGAATTCATTCTCGAGCTACCGGAAGGATACGACACCATAATCGGCGAACAAGGTACCGGTCTTTCCGGGGGGCAGCGGCAACGGGTAGCGATTGCCAGGGCCTTGCTCACCAACCCCCGCATACTGATCTTGGATGAAGCCACGTCTGCGCTTGACTACGAGTCAGAACACATAATCCAACAAAATATGTCCGCAATCTGCAAGGACAGGACAGTAATTGTCATCGCGCATCGGCTCTCGACCGTCAAGGGTTGTGACCGCATCGTCGTTGTTGAGAAAGGGCGACTCATTGAGGCTGGTACTCATGAGCAGTTGGCCAAAACCAACGGCTACTATGCCAAATTATGGAGTTATCAATCTAAGGGCTCGGAAGGGGTAGCGTGA
- a CDS encoding calcium-binding protein, which yields MAFNDVVMRAILALDAYNRGTDAKVKVDGYQIGNAALGLNSNNYSYPSGFFAQSYDLNGTTIISYRGTDSFFDIFSGWPTGVGDADTSQATLGIKFYNELIGNSDPRTANVELVGHSMGGGVAGYVASFYGKTATIFDNMAFESAVINAHAYALAHFNNTPYRTADEQYRDEMLYDTIYGNTVPYNPIFGSSSSISAYAASGEVLELNRLLQETPVTTIEDDIWGPLDSHDQALLTILLYGESEAEEWKRFREYLTPHLFDSDIAQATYASTIANGGTSADAAMRHAIAYSSIDDGAKPFGKSGIRALYNDACDIGKIINEGASAIIDISKDPIGKAVVQFAGQIAVAKISDDAMEEGILTLSEDEQTLILDLSDNLWKNNVEGAIPNIVAEAEMKSQYYAMMGSSLGLPGDIRTAMTKLWGKADSSVIDRLAYKVQDGKIDARIDEREYAPSSERPDRKVTLFAAAQDPARVFGHSGDDLLYGSSGDDTLYGLDGDDLLRGGDGDDELYGGYGNDYLIGGAGNDTLIDLSGNDTLDGGAGDDLIIGLEGLSTLIGGAGNDTITGATGNLIEAVGEGIDTIYHGKGLGIKAGSEDYISIYGHKLFGAFAQGTDVTDCNVAFDCSGAIRYMKNKDNEVIIENVLGWQTFLLNYDGGPGIPNPTAHVTVGQMKWKAFKLIDYSYAEIGTTITESVCKILDLGIQTLTGEPSGATDPLVLDLDGDGLELNGLAFGTSPYFDMDGDNFAESTGWVRGDDGLLVHDANGDGQINDISELFGDENTSGFDALSSFDSNGDMVVDALDTNFNALQIWRDLDGDGVTDEGELFSLSEAGVQSISLENTESDTDNNGHTISSVGTFTRTDGTTGEICNVDFVNNDFDTKYLGDSTVSVEAEAQPDLKGQGVLASLRISMTQDPDLLSTIQAISQAAPTTLEGIRQMIIPVLRAWAGDHDSGVSSIPYLYTVNGDSSIEIRDMAIYNSSNDSWSLQSGRDIVDGNGDIIENPTLADIQAMSFSWEDAAWDTFASSDIAFLEQYVGEDLPITPENLLMPGAGSAIEGYLELLYDFQISLGVAFAVQGGLSDFFEDIVYDVEKGRYSSVNEYQLTPLYENILNASPQTDAGAATTYIDNWVPILHIFLQRFSRGASNLANTYSFLFSNLVGAYENVGHGVLSISEAASALTIPHIIEGTGELVGTNENDIFYMGPGDQIAIGGLGPDAYVFGSNFGHDIIDDREPAPGGDDFDAIRFATYKSDEISAERDGNDLILTVTATGDSVRIVEQFLRKRPGLMGGYIDEDRGVNEIVFADGVVWDNLEMARQVCDPQDGDQVYIGTRSTDFLDGGAGNDTLSGKDSLDVYRFGIGSGNDVIHDQMESLLLLDEDYIEFGEGVTFNDLIFERDGDSDDLLIRINGTDDSLTITGQFNASNTEVFGMFWPDRIENLAFSNGTTMRWYEVMHDLIQKAKTDGDDEIFGFHFQDTLDGGAGNDTLHGGNDGDTYIFGRGYGQDVVNDYHSDILTVTPDTVLFKEGITPEDIHLSRDGASSDLTISIEGDDGSLTIIDQFDADVMGPFGTQWLNRIETFKFQDTAETVWTWTDIMDKLIAESSTDGDDEIHGFHRSDVLDGGAGNDTLMGGDLSDIYKYGIGSGNDLIRDIITTILAEDNDRVEFGPGITLADLTVHNADEGNDLVITINSTGETLTIDDQFKLTGVSSMDNRIEEFHFDDGTIMYSHEFGRLTTIGTAGDDIIYGSNCYDTLIGGAGNDTLIGKSYSDIYMIGAGSGHDVIQESVRNIIHPDTDIVKFGEGITPGDVIASRSGDNLVLTINGADSLTVEDCFFTESKEIEEFHFEDGTIWTLSDVQGMILIGTDGDDSLIGFDGRSDILDGGLGNDTLKGEGAADTYVFNVGYGQDVIHENARITVDSIKDKVLFGDGITADNIVLSRSDDDLIFSIAGTSDQLTIQQQFFTEGYEVEEFHFSNGTIWTMDDVQAMLLAGTDGEDTLIGFNDRSDVLDGGLGNDRLEGKGYADTYIFDVGYGQDVIRDYPQILSDTIKDKVVFGAGVTTENIILSQSDGDLIISIAGTSDQLTIEDTLNSSVYRVEEYHFADGTVWTLDDVVTILENTVPPLVPTHVGTSGNDTINGTSGDDIIQGGTGNDYTTGGYGKDLYLFNLGDGQDVIYDSGMNGEVDTLVLGTGLTVADVIVTHSTSDVDDVTLTFSSEDSILLDEQDYGYGKGIDRVEFADGTVWTKTDIAQAYFTQTNTAGNDSIIGFDLLDDTIYCGLGNDSLRGGYGEDTYVFNLGDGQDDIYDHGMNGEMDTLVLGAGLTVADVVVSHSTSDVDDVTLTFSSGDSILLNEQDYGYGTGIDRVEFADGTVWTKTDITQTYLTQAATSGNDTILGFRGNDTISGGAGDDYVRGGSGSDTYHFNLGDGQDNIYDYGSSSDSDRLVFGVGIAITDVALIRTTTDTDDLLLQLSSGDSVLLNEQDFGTTSGIEHIEFADGTDWSYADIQSAYFDQAATSGNDYVIGFKDADDIRGGAGNDTLVGGHGSDTYHFGIGDTYALIYDNGSSSETDVLVLGTGIETTDVAVTWDGADADDIILQLTSGDTIYLDEQDYLSSFGIEQVVFEDGTVWSKSDLVSMANASLAPIILDLDGDGVEFSADQIAFDFDSDGLQETGGWAAADDGFLVLDRNNDGVITSGDELSFVQDSTNSLTDLQGLQAYDSNSDGFLTAEDDDYGRFQIWSDKNQNGVSESNELFGLAQAGLTSLDLSGIPTGPSTLETPGATVLNTTSINWADGSTTTAADTILKFDQDILENRDTLIQSQLQLLVNSMSSFTQNDPGSVNTPCILPDDATPMLTADWQRS from the coding sequence ATGGCATTCAATGATGTTGTAATGAGAGCTATCCTTGCCCTTGATGCTTATAATCGTGGAACTGATGCGAAGGTAAAAGTCGATGGCTACCAAATTGGTAATGCCGCATTAGGTCTTAACTCAAACAACTATTCATATCCTTCTGGTTTTTTTGCACAATCATATGATTTGAATGGCACAACGATCATATCATATCGCGGCACAGACAGCTTTTTCGACATCTTTAGCGGCTGGCCCACCGGTGTTGGTGATGCAGATACATCTCAAGCAACCTTAGGTATTAAATTCTACAACGAGTTAATTGGCAACAGCGACCCTAGAACAGCAAACGTAGAACTTGTAGGCCACTCGATGGGCGGAGGAGTGGCCGGTTATGTTGCAAGTTTCTATGGGAAAACGGCAACGATTTTTGACAACATGGCATTTGAATCAGCCGTGATAAATGCTCACGCCTATGCCCTAGCGCATTTCAACAACACCCCATACAGAACGGCAGATGAACAATACAGGGATGAAATGTTGTATGATACCATATATGGCAACACTGTACCTTACAATCCGATCTTCGGCAGCTCTAGCTCTATCAGTGCCTATGCCGCAAGTGGCGAAGTCTTAGAACTAAACCGGCTACTCCAAGAAACTCCTGTCACAACGATTGAAGATGACATCTGGGGCCCTCTGGACTCACACGACCAAGCACTTCTCACCATACTTCTCTACGGTGAAAGCGAAGCGGAAGAATGGAAGAGATTTAGAGAGTACCTTACACCCCACTTATTCGACAGCGACATAGCCCAGGCAACCTATGCATCCACAATAGCTAACGGGGGCACTTCTGCAGACGCTGCAATGCGGCATGCAATAGCTTATTCTTCTATAGATGATGGAGCAAAGCCGTTCGGGAAATCAGGGATAAGAGCCCTCTATAATGACGCTTGCGATATTGGTAAAATCATAAATGAAGGCGCTTCCGCCATCATTGACATTTCAAAGGACCCCATTGGCAAAGCGGTTGTTCAATTTGCCGGTCAAATCGCTGTTGCCAAAATATCCGATGATGCGATGGAAGAAGGAATTTTAACTCTCTCTGAGGATGAACAAACACTTATTCTGGATTTATCTGATAATCTTTGGAAAAACAACGTAGAAGGAGCGATACCTAATATTGTTGCTGAAGCGGAGATGAAATCGCAATATTACGCCATGATGGGGAGTAGTCTGGGCCTTCCTGGTGACATTCGCACAGCAATGACTAAACTGTGGGGCAAAGCAGACTCCTCAGTAATCGATAGGCTTGCATATAAAGTCCAGGACGGAAAAATCGATGCGAGGATTGACGAACGAGAATACGCCCCAAGCTCCGAACGACCTGACAGGAAAGTAACTCTTTTTGCTGCCGCCCAGGACCCAGCTCGTGTCTTCGGCCATTCTGGGGATGATCTGCTTTATGGCTCTTCTGGGGATGACACTCTTTACGGACTCGACGGAGATGACCTGCTTCGCGGTGGAGATGGAGATGACGAACTCTATGGTGGTTACGGCAACGACTACCTCATCGGAGGCGCAGGCAATGACACACTGATCGATTTGTCAGGCAACGACACCCTTGACGGAGGTGCTGGCGATGACCTGATAATAGGCCTCGAAGGACTCAGCACCCTCATTGGTGGGGCTGGCAACGACACAATAACAGGCGCAACCGGAAACCTTATCGAAGCCGTCGGTGAAGGCATTGATACGATCTATCACGGCAAGGGGCTTGGCATAAAAGCTGGCAGCGAGGATTATATAAGTATATACGGGCATAAATTGTTTGGCGCCTTTGCTCAAGGAACTGATGTAACTGACTGTAACGTTGCATTCGACTGTTCCGGAGCGATCCGATATATGAAAAATAAAGACAATGAAGTCATTATAGAAAATGTGCTAGGCTGGCAGACATTCCTCCTCAATTACGATGGCGGTCCCGGCATTCCCAACCCTACAGCACATGTGACTGTTGGCCAAATGAAATGGAAAGCTTTCAAGCTTATCGACTATTCTTATGCAGAGATAGGCACCACTATTACCGAATCTGTATGCAAAATATTGGATTTGGGCATTCAGACTTTAACAGGTGAACCTAGCGGCGCAACAGATCCGCTGGTTCTGGATCTCGACGGTGATGGCCTGGAACTTAACGGGCTGGCATTCGGCACATCCCCCTATTTCGATATGGATGGAGACAACTTCGCTGAAAGTACAGGCTGGGTGCGGGGTGACGACGGCCTTCTCGTCCACGACGCAAACGGCGATGGACAGATCAACGACATCTCGGAATTGTTTGGTGATGAGAATACCAGTGGGTTTGATGCCTTGTCATCCTTTGATTCTAACGGCGATATGGTTGTCGACGCATTGGATACGAATTTCAACGCTCTGCAAATATGGCGAGACCTTGATGGCGATGGGGTTACCGACGAAGGAGAACTTTTCTCCTTGTCCGAAGCAGGTGTTCAGTCCATCAGCCTGGAAAACACTGAAAGCGACACCGACAACAACGGCCATACGATTTCCAGCGTCGGCACCTTCACAAGGACCGACGGAACCACGGGTGAAATCTGCAATGTCGATTTTGTAAACAACGATTTTGACACTAAATACCTGGGGGATAGCACTGTCAGTGTAGAAGCAGAGGCCCAACCAGATTTGAAGGGGCAAGGCGTACTGGCGAGTCTGCGGATATCAATGACCCAAGACCCGGATCTACTCTCGACCATCCAAGCCATTTCACAAGCTGCTCCGACGACACTGGAAGGCATACGGCAGATGATCATTCCCGTCCTGCGCGCTTGGGCAGGTGACCACGATTCCGGTGTCAGTTCCATTCCCTATCTTTATACCGTCAATGGAGACAGCTCCATTGAGATTCGAGATATGGCCATATACAACTCCTCCAACGATTCATGGTCCCTACAGAGCGGACGAGATATCGTAGATGGAAACGGAGACATCATAGAGAACCCCACCCTAGCGGATATCCAGGCCATGTCTTTCTCCTGGGAGGATGCAGCCTGGGATACTTTCGCCAGCAGCGACATAGCCTTTCTTGAGCAATATGTGGGCGAAGACCTGCCGATCACACCTGAGAATCTGCTTATGCCAGGCGCTGGAAGTGCCATCGAAGGATATCTGGAACTGCTCTATGATTTTCAGATATCGCTAGGTGTTGCCTTCGCCGTCCAGGGAGGGCTTTCCGACTTCTTTGAAGACATTGTTTATGATGTGGAAAAAGGGCGTTACTCGTCCGTAAACGAATATCAACTCACTCCGCTGTATGAAAATATTCTGAATGCCAGCCCCCAAACTGATGCTGGAGCGGCCACGACATACATAGATAACTGGGTGCCTATTCTGCATATATTTCTTCAGCGCTTTTCTCGAGGCGCGTCGAATCTTGCCAACACGTACAGCTTTCTCTTCAGCAACTTAGTAGGGGCTTACGAAAACGTCGGGCACGGTGTGCTTTCGATCAGTGAGGCCGCATCCGCGTTGACCATACCGCACATTATTGAAGGGACTGGCGAACTCGTCGGCACTAACGAAAACGACATCTTCTACATGGGGCCTGGTGATCAGATCGCCATAGGCGGCCTCGGGCCGGATGCCTATGTCTTCGGTTCCAACTTCGGACATGATATCATTGATGACAGAGAACCGGCACCCGGAGGAGATGATTTCGATGCCATCAGGTTCGCCACCTACAAGTCCGATGAAATCTCCGCAGAGCGGGACGGGAATGATTTAATCCTTACGGTTACGGCAACAGGCGACTCAGTGCGCATAGTCGAGCAATTCCTGCGTAAACGCCCTGGGCTGATGGGCGGATATATAGATGAAGACAGAGGGGTGAATGAAATCGTTTTTGCTGACGGCGTGGTATGGGATAATCTGGAAATGGCCCGTCAAGTCTGCGATCCGCAAGATGGAGACCAAGTATATATAGGCACCCGGAGCACCGATTTTCTGGACGGAGGCGCAGGCAATGACACCCTTTCGGGTAAAGACTCTTTAGATGTGTATAGATTTGGCATCGGGTCAGGCAATGACGTCATCCATGATCAAATGGAATCCCTCCTCCTCCTTGATGAGGATTACATTGAGTTTGGTGAGGGGGTTACCTTTAATGACCTCATTTTTGAAAGAGATGGTGATTCTGATGATTTGCTCATTCGTATTAATGGAACGGATGATAGCCTTACCATCACGGGACAGTTCAATGCGTCGAACACAGAAGTTTTCGGCATGTTCTGGCCTGACCGGATAGAGAATCTCGCTTTTTCCAACGGAACCACCATGCGGTGGTACGAAGTCATGCATGATTTGATTCAAAAAGCAAAAACCGACGGGGATGACGAAATATTTGGCTTCCATTTTCAGGACACCCTGGATGGTGGTGCCGGCAACGACACACTCCATGGCGGCAATGACGGCGACACCTACATTTTCGGACGCGGCTACGGTCAGGATGTGGTCAACGACTACCACAGCGATATCCTGACTGTAACCCCAGACACAGTGCTCTTCAAAGAAGGTATCACCCCCGAAGATATCCACTTGTCGCGAGATGGGGCATCGAGTGATCTGACCATCTCCATTGAAGGGGATGATGGTTCATTGACTATCATCGACCAATTCGATGCAGACGTGATGGGACCATTCGGAACACAGTGGCTTAATCGGATCGAGACATTCAAATTCCAGGACACGGCCGAGACGGTTTGGACGTGGACCGATATTATGGACAAGCTGATCGCTGAATCCTCGACCGATGGCGACGACGAAATTCATGGCTTCCACCGTTCTGATGTCTTGGATGGCGGAGCGGGCAATGACACCCTCATGGGGGGGGATTTAAGCGATATTTACAAGTACGGCATAGGCTCAGGTAATGACCTTATCCGGGATATCATCACAACGATTTTAGCTGAAGATAATGACAGAGTTGAGTTCGGCCCAGGAATCACACTGGCAGACCTTACAGTACATAATGCTGATGAAGGTAATGACTTGGTGATTACAATCAACAGTACCGGCGAAACCCTGACCATTGACGATCAGTTCAAGCTGACAGGCGTGAGTTCAATGGATAACAGAATCGAAGAGTTTCACTTCGACGATGGAACAATCATGTACTCGCATGAATTCGGAAGGCTCACAACAATCGGAACCGCCGGGGATGATATAATCTATGGCTCCAACTGCTATGACACTCTTATTGGTGGCGCTGGTAATGATACACTGATCGGCAAAAGTTATAGCGATATATATATGATTGGTGCTGGCTCAGGTCATGATGTGATTCAGGAAAGCGTTAGAAACATTATTCATCCAGACACCGATATAGTCAAGTTTGGTGAAGGGATTACCCCAGGCGATGTCATAGCCTCTCGTTCTGGCGATAATTTAGTTCTTACCATCAATGGCGCCGATAGTCTGACTGTTGAAGACTGCTTTTTTACGGAGTCTAAAGAGATAGAGGAGTTCCACTTTGAAGATGGGACAATTTGGACCCTCAGCGACGTGCAAGGCATGATTCTCATCGGCACCGACGGTGATGACAGCCTCATCGGCTTCGACGGAAGAAGCGATATCCTTGACGGCGGTCTGGGCAACGACACTCTTAAAGGCGAAGGGGCTGCGGACACGTATGTTTTCAATGTCGGATACGGGCAGGATGTTATCCATGAGAACGCAAGAATCACGGTGGATTCGATTAAGGATAAAGTGCTGTTTGGGGATGGAATAACGGCCGATAACATCGTGCTTTCACGGTCCGACGATGACCTGATTTTTTCGATCGCGGGGACTTCCGATCAACTGACGATACAACAGCAATTTTTCACAGAGGGATATGAGGTGGAAGAATTCCACTTCAGTAATGGGACCATTTGGACCATGGACGATGTGCAGGCTATGCTGCTCGCTGGCACCGACGGGGAGGATACCCTCATCGGCTTCAATGACAGAAGTGACGTTCTGGATGGAGGCCTTGGCAACGATCGGCTTGAAGGCAAAGGATATGCGGATACATATATTTTTGATGTTGGATACGGCCAGGACGTAATAAGAGATTACCCTCAGATCTTGTCTGATACTATTAAGGATAAAGTTGTTTTTGGTGCAGGGGTAACCACAGAGAACATAATACTCTCCCAATCCGACGGAGATTTAATTATCTCAATAGCAGGCACCTCTGACCAACTTACAATCGAAGACACACTGAACAGCAGTGTATACAGAGTGGAAGAGTATCACTTCGCTGATGGGACGGTCTGGACTCTCGATGATGTCGTGACAATTCTGGAGAACACGGTTCCGCCCCTTGTCCCGACCCACGTCGGGACATCTGGAAATGATACCATCAACGGAACATCCGGGGATGACATCATCCAAGGTGGCACGGGCAACGATTACACAACTGGCGGCTATGGGAAAGATCTCTACCTGTTCAATCTGGGTGACGGCCAGGACGTAATCTACGATAGTGGCATGAATGGCGAAGTGGATACCCTTGTCCTAGGTACGGGATTGACTGTCGCCGACGTGATTGTCACCCACTCCACCAGCGATGTCGATGACGTCACGCTGACATTTTCCTCCGAAGATTCAATCCTGCTGGACGAACAGGACTACGGATATGGAAAGGGGATCGATCGGGTGGAGTTTGCCGACGGCACCGTGTGGACAAAGACCGACATAGCCCAAGCGTATTTTACCCAGACGAACACCGCAGGGAATGACTCCATTATTGGCTTCGATCTGCTTGACGACACCATCTATTGCGGTCTCGGCAATGACAGCCTCCGTGGAGGGTATGGTGAAGATACATACGTGTTCAACCTCGGCGACGGCCAGGACGACATTTACGATCACGGTATGAACGGTGAGATGGATACGCTTGTCCTGGGGGCTGGATTGACCGTTGCCGATGTGGTTGTCAGCCATTCCACCAGCGATGTCGATGACGTCACCCTGACCTTTTCTTCCGGTGATTCGATCCTGCTGAACGAACAAGACTACGGCTACGGGACAGGAATCGATCGTGTAGAGTTTGCTGATGGTACGGTGTGGACAAAAACCGACATAACTCAGACGTATCTTACCCAGGCAGCCACATCAGGTAATGACACTATCCTCGGCTTCAGAGGCAACGACACAATCAGCGGGGGCGCGGGGGATGATTACGTCCGAGGTGGATCCGGATCAGACACATACCATTTCAACCTTGGCGATGGTCAGGACAATATCTATGACTACGGTTCTTCTAGCGACAGTGACAGATTGGTATTCGGGGTAGGCATTGCCATAACTGACGTTGCGCTTATTCGCACCACGACCGATACGGATGACCTATTACTCCAACTTTCATCCGGAGACTCAGTACTCTTAAACGAGCAGGACTTCGGCACTACCAGTGGTATTGAACACATCGAGTTTGCTGATGGTACCGACTGGAGTTACGCTGATATCCAATCCGCATACTTTGATCAGGCCGCCACATCGGGGAATGACTATGTCATAGGCTTCAAAGATGCCGATGACATTCGGGGAGGAGCAGGCAATGACACACTGGTTGGAGGGCATGGATCGGACACCTATCATTTCGGCATCGGCGACACCTATGCCCTTATTTACGACAACGGCTCGTCTTCCGAAACAGATGTCCTTGTATTGGGAACAGGGATAGAGACCACTGACGTTGCCGTCACGTGGGACGGTGCCGATGCGGACGACATCATTCTTCAGTTGACGTCAGGAGACACCATTTACCTTGATGAGCAAGACTACCTGAGTTCTTTCGGAATTGAACAGGTCGTGTTCGAAGATGGTACCGTCTGGTCTAAATCCGACCTCGTCTCCATGGCCAATGCGTCCCTGGCTCCCATAATCCTCGATCTGGACGGTGACGGTGTTGAGTTTTCTGCAGACCAGATAGCCTTCGATTTCGACAGTGATGGTCTCCAGGAAACTGGTGGGTGGGCTGCTGCAGACGATGGCTTCCTCGTCCTTGACCGCAACAATGACGGGGTGATCACCTCCGGTGACGAGTTGTCCTTTGTTCAGGACTCAACAAACAGCCTGACAGACTTACAAGGACTGCAAGCGTATGATTCCAACTCAGACGGTTTCCTGACAGCCGAAGACGATGACTATGGAAGATTCCAGATTTGGTCAGACAAGAACCAAAACGGCGTGAGCGAAAGCAATGAACTGTTTGGATTAGCTCAGGCCGGGCTGACCTCTCTCGATTTATCCGGAATTCCGACAGGTCCTTCCACCCTCGAAACGCCCGGAGCGACAGTGCTAAACACGACCAGCATCAACTGGGCTGACGGAAGCACCACCACAGCCGCCGACACTATTCTCAAATTTGACCAGGACATTCTGGAAAATCGGGATACATTAATTCAGAGTCAGCTTCAGCTTCTCGTAAACAGCATGTCATCATTTACTCAAAATGACCCAGGCTCTGTCAACACTCCCTGCATTCTTCCAGATGACGCGACGCCTATGCTCACAGCTGATTGGCAAAGAAGCTAG